Proteins from a genomic interval of Luteolibacter sp. Y139:
- a CDS encoding M48 family metallopeptidase — protein MEWNAVALLILVALFALWKLDFIATLLNLKALSPDLPKEFTDVFDAERYAQSQAYTRESARFEIIHSTFSLTTLLIFWVLGGFGWLDGLSRSLVAGEIPAGLVFLGLLFVGHTLLHLPFSIYDTFVIEEKFGFNKTTPKTFVIDQIKGLVLAAVIGLPLAAGILWIFTHVQHAWLWAWGFFVAFQLFLTWLAPTLILPLFNKFTPMADGPLLRAIHAMAEKCGFPLAEISVMDGSKRSTKANAFFTGFGKTKKIALYDTLIEEQTQDELVAVLAHEIGHFKLRHIVQRLVVSVLQACALFFLLGLVIDGGKFSHELFAAFGVTKISAHVGLVLFGLLFAPASRLLGIASAAWSRKHEFEADAYAAKATGQPESLVTALKKLSAKNLSNLTPHPFRVFLDYSHPPVLTRIDALRSL, from the coding sequence ATGGAATGGAATGCCGTCGCCCTCCTCATCCTCGTGGCGCTATTCGCGCTGTGGAAGCTGGATTTCATCGCCACCCTGCTGAACCTGAAGGCGCTGTCGCCCGACCTGCCGAAGGAGTTCACCGATGTCTTCGATGCCGAGCGCTACGCGCAATCGCAGGCCTACACCCGGGAATCGGCGCGGTTTGAGATCATCCACTCGACCTTCTCGCTGACGACCTTGCTGATCTTCTGGGTCCTCGGCGGCTTCGGCTGGTTGGATGGCCTTTCCCGCAGCTTGGTGGCGGGTGAAATCCCGGCCGGTTTGGTTTTCCTCGGCCTGCTCTTCGTCGGTCACACGCTGCTCCATCTCCCCTTCTCGATTTACGATACCTTCGTGATCGAGGAAAAGTTCGGCTTCAACAAGACCACGCCGAAGACCTTCGTGATCGATCAGATCAAGGGCCTCGTGCTCGCCGCCGTGATCGGCTTGCCGCTGGCCGCGGGCATCCTGTGGATCTTCACCCACGTGCAGCATGCCTGGCTGTGGGCTTGGGGCTTTTTCGTCGCCTTCCAGCTCTTCCTTACCTGGCTCGCGCCGACCTTGATCCTGCCCTTATTCAACAAGTTCACGCCCATGGCCGACGGCCCGCTGCTCCGCGCGATCCACGCCATGGCGGAAAAGTGCGGTTTCCCGCTCGCGGAGATCTCGGTGATGGACGGCTCCAAGCGCTCGACCAAGGCCAATGCCTTCTTCACCGGCTTCGGCAAGACCAAGAAGATCGCGCTCTACGACACGCTGATCGAAGAGCAGACGCAGGATGAACTGGTCGCCGTGCTTGCCCATGAAATCGGCCACTTCAAGCTCCGCCACATCGTCCAGCGGCTCGTAGTGTCCGTTCTTCAGGCGTGCGCGCTGTTCTTCCTGCTGGGGCTTGTGATCGACGGAGGGAAATTCTCCCATGAACTCTTCGCGGCCTTCGGCGTGACAAAGATCTCCGCTCATGTCGGACTGGTGCTGTTCGGCTTGCTCTTCGCACCCGCGAGTCGTCTGTTAGGCATCGCTTCCGCAGCGTGGTCACGGAAGCACGAGTTCGAAGCGGATGCGTATGCCGCGAAGGCAACGGGTCAGCCCGAGTCGCTCGTCACCGCTTTGAAGAAGCTCTCGGCCAAGAACCTTTCCAATCTGACTCCGCATCCGTTCCGCGTCTTCCTCGACTACTCTCATCCACCGGTGCTGACGCGCATCGATGCTCTCCGTTCCCTTTGA